In Nitrospirota bacterium, the genomic stretch ATAAAATAACATTTTCCTAATATCAAATCATTCCATATCAAATCATTCCATATCAAATCATTCCTTGACAAATAAGACCGATTGGGATACCTTATGAGCGGTCGTTTAAAACCAAATTAATGAGGTATTCTAATGCCTTTCATAGGAGAGTTCTTTGTAAGTGAGGTTCTCAATAAACCAGTTCTTGACCCCTCCGGTGAAGAAATAGGTAAATTGAGGGATATGCCAGTTGCTACTGGAGAAGTCTTCCCGCATATAACCGGACTTATCCTCTCAAAAAAGAAAAAGACATTTCTTCTTGAATGTGAATCCTTAAACATGTTCAATAAAAGGATAATATCATCCAGAGTGTTTGCTTCAAGTATAAGAGAATATGAAATAAAGGAGACCGATCTGTTAATCATCAGGGATATACTCGATAAACAGATAGTTGATATAAATGGAATAAAGGTGGTAAGGGTAAACGATGTCAAGATCTCAGAGGTTGACGGATGTCCATGTATGGTTGCAGTAGATATCGGGTTTTCAGGGATACTCAGACGCCTCGGTGTAGAAAAAAGGTGGTTAGGAAAGATGATAAGCTACAGGATACCCCACAACCTTATAAGCTGGAACTACATACAGCCTATAGAACCCAAACTTGCAAGGCTTTCACTTACAGTAACACGACAGGCAATAGGCGGTATGCATCCTGCAGATATAGCCCACATAATAAGCCAGGTGCCGGAAAAAGAGCGGGCTGCTATTTTCCATACACTCGATGCTGAAACTGCTGCAGAGGCGCTTCACGAACTCGAACCAACAGTTCAGGCGTCCATAATCGGAGGACTAGATAAAAGGCAGGCGTCTAACATAATACAGGAGATGCCTCCTGATGAAGCTGCGGATTTGCTTGCTGACCTCCCAGCGGAAAAGGCAATGGAGTTTATTGGACTTATGGAAAGGGAAGACGCAGAAGAACTTCAGGAACTTCTCTCACACGATGAGGATACTGCTGGAGGACTTATGACAACTGAATATATCGCCTATCCTCCAGATATTACGGTTGCCGATGCTATGGAGCGGTTCAGAAAGGATGCTACTGAAGTAGAGACTATCTATTACATCTATGTCACTGAAGCGGATGAAAAGCTGATCGGAGTCATCTCCCTGAGAGAACTCCTGCTGGCACTCCCTGAAACAACACTTTCAGAGATTATGACAACACAACTTAAGACAATATCTCCACTGACAGATGAAAAGGAAGTAGCTGAGACCATATCCAAATATAATTTAGTAGCACTCCCTGTTGTGGATGATAAAGACAGATTGCTCGGAATAGTAACTGTAGATGATATTCTTGATTTTATTGTCCCCACCGAGGCAAAGAGAAAGAGGAGAAGGGTATGAAAAAAAGGCTATTACTTCTCTTTGCTATAATTGGTCCAGGGA encodes the following:
- a CDS encoding CBS domain-containing protein — translated: MPFIGEFFVSEVLNKPVLDPSGEEIGKLRDMPVATGEVFPHITGLILSKKKKTFLLECESLNMFNKRIISSRVFASSIREYEIKETDLLIIRDILDKQIVDINGIKVVRVNDVKISEVDGCPCMVAVDIGFSGILRRLGVEKRWLGKMISYRIPHNLISWNYIQPIEPKLARLSLTVTRQAIGGMHPADIAHIISQVPEKERAAIFHTLDAETAAEALHELEPTVQASIIGGLDKRQASNIIQEMPPDEAADLLADLPAEKAMEFIGLMEREDAEELQELLSHDEDTAGGLMTTEYIAYPPDITVADAMERFRKDATEVETIYYIYVTEADEKLIGVISLRELLLALPETTLSEIMTTQLKTISPLTDEKEVAETISKYNLVALPVVDDKDRLLGIVTVDDILDFIVPTEAKRKRRRV